The following proteins come from a genomic window of Gimesia sp.:
- a CDS encoding AAA family ATPase, which translates to MSNTLELLIRSGNPFISIETLDEQRAQEVVQKVAHGLKMTLYEWSATSGLCKSDHGKLKPALVPGGKPDQALSFIHQNTDADIILFKDLGAYCRDSVVNRMLRDLMQTCHDKKSTFILVDAFPLPDEIKRFTVRYEIGWPDADELSAVIKQTYNRIKRESDSEITARLTRHEMEQLVLTLRGLSCSEVERVISSAILQDNDLNANDLPHVIEAKRTLLGSTGCLEAIAVDVKPGEVGGLSKLKDWLKLRRGGFTRQAQEFGIEPPRGVLMLGVPGSGKSLCAKMVASDWNMPLLRLDPGMLYQKFIGESESQLRQALSQAESMAPVILWIDEIEKAFASASASSSDGGLSKRMFGTLLAWMQDHRHPIFIIATANDISALPPELMRKGRFDEVFFVDLPNAASREQILKIHIERRKRDSDQYDLRSLAAMADDFTGSELEQAVMSGLFAAFSENAELEDRHIASEIQKTRPLAVVMRERIAELRHWANNRCVPAD; encoded by the coding sequence GCCCACGGTCTGAAGATGACGCTCTACGAATGGTCTGCCACCAGCGGGCTCTGCAAATCGGATCATGGCAAACTGAAGCCGGCACTCGTCCCCGGCGGCAAACCGGATCAGGCACTGAGCTTCATCCACCAGAACACCGATGCCGACATCATCCTCTTCAAAGACCTCGGTGCCTACTGTCGTGACAGCGTCGTCAATCGCATGCTCCGCGACCTGATGCAGACCTGCCACGACAAAAAGTCGACGTTCATCCTCGTCGATGCCTTCCCGCTCCCCGATGAAATTAAACGCTTCACCGTCCGCTACGAAATCGGCTGGCCCGACGCCGACGAACTCTCCGCAGTCATCAAGCAGACCTATAACCGCATCAAGCGTGAGAGCGATTCCGAAATCACGGCCCGCCTGACCCGCCATGAAATGGAACAACTGGTGCTCACGCTCCGCGGGCTCAGTTGCAGCGAAGTCGAACGGGTCATCAGTTCCGCCATCCTGCAGGACAACGACCTCAACGCCAACGATCTGCCGCATGTCATCGAAGCCAAACGCACGCTCCTCGGCTCCACCGGCTGCCTGGAAGCAATCGCCGTCGATGTCAAACCGGGAGAAGTCGGTGGTCTCAGCAAACTCAAGGACTGGCTCAAACTGCGCCGCGGCGGCTTCACCCGCCAGGCACAGGAGTTCGGTATCGAACCTCCCCGCGGCGTGCTCATGCTTGGCGTCCCCGGTTCCGGCAAGAGCCTCTGCGCCAAGATGGTCGCCTCCGACTGGAACATGCCCCTGCTCCGACTCGACCCGGGCATGCTCTATCAGAAATTCATCGGTGAAAGTGAAAGCCAACTCCGGCAGGCACTTTCGCAGGCCGAATCAATGGCCCCTGTGATTCTCTGGATCGATGAAATCGAGAAAGCATTCGCTTCCGCATCGGCCTCCTCATCCGATGGTGGCCTCTCCAAACGCATGTTCGGCACCCTGCTCGCCTGGATGCAGGACCATCGCCATCCGATTTTCATCATCGCCACCGCGAATGACATCTCAGCGCTGCCCCCCGAACTGATGCGCAAAGGCCGCTTCGATGAAGTCTTCTTCGTCGATCTTCCCAACGCGGCCTCCCGGGAACAGATCCTCAAGATCCACATCGAACGTCGCAAGCGGGACTCGGACCAGTACGACCTCCGCTCCCTGGCCGCGATGGCCGACGACTTCACCGGCTCGGAACTGGAACAGGCCGTGATGTCGGGCCTCTTCGCTGCGTTCTCCGAAAACGCGGAACTGGAAGACCGCCACATTGCCTCCGAAATCCAGAAAACCCGCCCCCTGGCCGTCGTCATGCGCGAGCGCATCGCCGAACTCCGCCACTGGGCCAACAACCGCTGCGTCCCCGCCGACTAA
- a CDS encoding class I SAM-dependent methyltransferase: MNNSDRQKSILLPEAYQHYNQIDEASRLTGIGGQLELLRTRELMRRFLPDPPATIIDVGGGAGIHAFWLAEQGFDVTLIDAVLHHIETAEKNARERPDVSIRMEVGDARSLNIDDSAADAVLLFGPLYHLTSREDRVKCIAEARRVLRPEGIVMGVCIPRFASLVNCLSLGEAGSSVFRSIVDTDLQDGQHRNPTDDPTFFTTTFFHHPDQLVDEFKDGGFEVQHLLAVEGPGKLIPDLEKYWSIPEQKEWILEVIRKVEREPHLFGVSTHLMAIGK, encoded by the coding sequence ATGAACAATTCTGACCGTCAAAAATCGATCCTTCTTCCGGAAGCGTACCAGCACTACAACCAGATTGATGAAGCCAGTCGTCTCACCGGAATCGGCGGCCAGCTTGAACTGCTGCGTACACGAGAACTCATGCGTCGGTTCCTTCCCGATCCGCCTGCTACTATCATCGATGTTGGTGGCGGTGCAGGCATTCACGCGTTCTGGCTCGCTGAACAAGGGTTTGACGTTACCTTGATTGACGCCGTGTTACATCACATTGAGACCGCAGAAAAGAACGCTCGAGAGCGGCCGGATGTCTCGATACGCATGGAAGTTGGTGATGCGCGAAGTCTCAATATCGATGATTCTGCTGCAGACGCAGTTCTGCTTTTCGGTCCACTTTATCACCTCACTTCGCGAGAAGACCGCGTGAAATGTATCGCTGAGGCGCGACGAGTCTTGCGACCTGAAGGAATCGTCATGGGGGTCTGTATTCCTAGATTCGCATCCCTGGTTAACTGTCTGTCTCTAGGGGAAGCAGGCAGTTCCGTATTTCGTTCGATTGTCGATACGGACCTGCAAGATGGGCAACATCGCAATCCAACGGATGACCCAACGTTCTTTACTACAACTTTTTTTCATCACCCGGATCAACTGGTTGATGAGTTTAAAGATGGCGGTTTCGAGGTTCAGCACTTGCTTGCGGTAGAGGGGCCGGGCAAACTGATTCCCGATTTGGAAAAGTACTGGAGCATTCCCGAACAAAAGGAGTGGATTCTCGAAGTGATTCGCAAAGTCGAGCGCGAACCGCACCTGTTCGGTGTCAGCACGCACCTGATGGCGATAGGAAAGTAA
- a CDS encoding c-type cytochrome: MKLSQRIPSSWIRGILPLLAFLSLIFFCSLSQTRLIAEEIDPEEDDYPPGLLATYKAGGKEIQRIDADIAFDWGKQAPLPQLPDGNFTADWTSLILVKQPGEYQLSAYLVGEVKVEIDGKTVLEGKRETPGWIVGPKYEQNFGEFELQVSYKKTAPEARLQLFWSSNLFGLEPVQSNILYREAGSPEVAQIWRGRTHFDAHRCNRCHQRSGQATSPAAPDLTHVTTALNPAWLVRKIQNDDAIAAHAKMPFFGFNQQQAESIAAYLYANAKNASLKKIPAPKKDKKTKQAPTRDEEQRAGEILMHSVGCLACHTIDGKGNQQPFSGGELSSIGDKRNETWLFNWLSDPAKLNKDHRMPVVKLSTDERRQLAYALAALKQAKLPTGKKPTSDKQTIDAGQKLITQARCAACHTIPGIEKPNLQISDLTKPVTNWDNSCLAENPDLKQGRPAYRTIDRDAVKAYLAASYHAPSPENEFDRGRYVLEQRNCIYCHERDRHEGITQIAGEMAKFDPALAGQSEAMIPPALTAVGDKLKHEALAEAVSGQQKTLRMPWLRVRMPRFEHTEADKQALLGYLVSHDRVPDDGPRQPGFMVESSDKDRAQLLIAGQTITGAKGFSCISCHELGDYKPRNVALGTRGSNLLMLGKRMRKEYFLRWVHNPLRIVPGMEMPALKKSVPKVLGGDINRQLDAIWLGLNDPEFKVPTNPSVVEQFFTIAAGEPARIVRDVFTNPKETGGGYVPRAFAVGFDNGHNLLFDLDQFSLVQWTLGDLARQRTEGKSWYWDMAGTPIVTGYNRGFEFVLARSGKEPLQVVYPHLENGSAGTLRSYDSEGNRITLNYELNFKIGDQIQTVAVTETFEPLRGQDKGSGWQRDIKATNLPTGYDLYVGRPRFSKSIGSPTISDLTRPDEKWLHISDNNSHEYIKATGGKQDRVALTLNYLCELKVDGLDVKIKPEPNQTLEKVTSAPGFDGVRLPLDRGIMPTAMAWRNDGTMIFTSLKGDVYLAKDTNGDGVEDEMILFEEGLSAPFGIVADGSDIIVSHKPEVLRLSDTDGDGRADKRTIVASGWGFNDNYHDWASGCIRDSKGNLYIGLGSDYAQMKRPDDQIHWRGKILKITYNGNIEVLGHAFRYPTGLAINSKDEIFISDQQGVQNTFNEINFLIPGKAYGVPSQSDLRNKENLEETRAAIQVPHPWTRSVNGLTCIPKQFSYASLFDQGLGCEYNNRFLIRFTQQKVGDSVQGATYYFTRADVPPDEFNFTGPMSVAVSPQGDIYVGSIHDSGWLGGRNTGSIVKLTPNGKLPNGIKELRATPDGFELEFFSPVDAKKAADKEAYTIAGYTRVWSGSYASPDSGRYKVEVQGVNLSDDHKTVRLKVNELKEKFVYEVNCQQIGTGDEKLFPVTGHYSMNRIPE; encoded by the coding sequence ATGAAGCTCAGCCAGCGCATCCCTTCATCCTGGATCAGGGGCATTCTGCCCCTGTTGGCATTTCTATCCCTCATCTTTTTCTGCTCGCTCAGTCAGACACGTCTGATCGCAGAAGAAATTGATCCCGAAGAAGACGACTACCCGCCCGGGTTGCTGGCCACCTACAAAGCCGGCGGAAAAGAGATTCAACGGATCGATGCGGATATCGCCTTCGACTGGGGCAAACAGGCGCCGCTGCCACAACTGCCAGATGGAAACTTCACCGCTGACTGGACCAGCCTGATTCTGGTCAAGCAGCCCGGCGAGTATCAGCTCTCCGCGTACCTCGTTGGCGAAGTCAAAGTCGAAATCGACGGAAAGACCGTCCTGGAAGGCAAACGCGAAACGCCCGGCTGGATTGTCGGTCCCAAATACGAGCAGAACTTCGGCGAATTCGAACTGCAGGTCTCCTATAAAAAAACGGCTCCCGAGGCCCGCCTGCAACTGTTCTGGTCTTCGAACCTGTTTGGTCTTGAACCGGTTCAGTCGAATATTCTCTACCGGGAAGCAGGCAGCCCCGAGGTCGCACAGATCTGGCGGGGACGCACACACTTCGACGCGCATCGCTGCAACCGCTGTCACCAGCGCTCAGGTCAGGCCACCAGCCCCGCTGCCCCCGACCTGACGCACGTCACCACCGCCCTCAATCCCGCATGGCTCGTCCGCAAAATTCAAAATGACGATGCCATCGCCGCCCATGCCAAAATGCCTTTCTTCGGCTTCAACCAGCAGCAAGCCGAATCCATCGCCGCCTATCTTTATGCGAATGCGAAAAACGCGTCGCTGAAAAAGATCCCGGCTCCGAAGAAAGATAAAAAAACAAAGCAAGCCCCCACCCGCGATGAAGAACAACGGGCCGGTGAAATCCTCATGCATTCAGTCGGCTGTCTGGCCTGCCACACCATCGACGGCAAAGGCAATCAGCAGCCCTTCAGCGGCGGCGAATTGAGCAGCATCGGCGATAAACGAAACGAAACCTGGCTCTTCAACTGGCTCTCCGATCCCGCGAAGCTCAACAAAGATCATCGCATGCCGGTCGTCAAACTCAGTACCGACGAACGCCGACAGCTCGCATACGCTCTCGCGGCCCTCAAACAGGCCAAACTGCCCACGGGCAAAAAACCGACCAGCGACAAACAGACCATTGACGCCGGCCAGAAACTGATCACCCAGGCCCGCTGCGCCGCCTGCCACACGATCCCCGGTATCGAAAAACCAAACCTGCAGATTTCCGATCTCACGAAACCGGTCACCAACTGGGATAACAGCTGCCTGGCCGAAAACCCCGATCTCAAACAGGGACGCCCCGCTTACCGCACCATCGATCGTGATGCCGTTAAAGCGTATCTAGCCGCCAGCTATCACGCGCCCTCTCCCGAAAATGAATTCGATCGCGGTCGCTACGTTCTCGAGCAGCGGAACTGCATCTATTGTCACGAACGGGACCGGCACGAAGGCATCACCCAGATCGCTGGTGAGATGGCCAAGTTCGATCCTGCCCTCGCCGGACAGAGCGAAGCCATGATTCCCCCCGCCCTGACTGCAGTCGGCGATAAACTCAAACACGAAGCCCTGGCCGAAGCGGTCAGCGGTCAACAGAAGACACTCCGCATGCCCTGGCTCCGCGTCCGCATGCCCCGTTTCGAACATACCGAGGCCGACAAACAGGCCCTGCTCGGCTACCTGGTCTCGCACGACCGTGTTCCCGACGACGGCCCCCGGCAGCCCGGATTCATGGTTGAATCGTCAGACAAGGACCGCGCACAACTCCTGATCGCCGGTCAGACCATCACCGGCGCCAAAGGCTTCAGCTGTATCTCCTGTCACGAACTGGGGGACTACAAACCCCGCAACGTGGCCCTGGGAACCCGTGGTTCGAACCTGCTCATGCTGGGTAAACGCATGCGGAAAGAATACTTCCTCCGCTGGGTTCACAACCCGCTGCGTATCGTCCCCGGCATGGAAATGCCCGCTCTTAAGAAGAGCGTCCCCAAAGTCCTGGGCGGCGACATCAACCGTCAGCTGGATGCCATCTGGCTTGGCCTGAATGATCCGGAATTCAAAGTCCCCACGAACCCCTCCGTCGTGGAACAGTTCTTTACCATCGCTGCCGGCGAACCCGCGCGGATCGTCCGTGATGTCTTCACCAATCCCAAAGAGACCGGCGGCGGATACGTGCCCCGCGCCTTCGCGGTCGGCTTTGACAACGGGCATAACCTGCTGTTTGACCTCGATCAGTTCTCCCTCGTCCAATGGACACTCGGCGATCTGGCCCGCCAGCGCACCGAAGGGAAAAGCTGGTACTGGGACATGGCAGGCACACCGATTGTCACCGGCTACAACCGCGGATTCGAATTCGTCCTCGCCAGGTCCGGCAAGGAACCGCTGCAGGTCGTCTACCCGCATCTCGAAAACGGTAGTGCCGGCACCCTCCGCAGCTATGACTCAGAGGGCAACCGCATCACGCTCAACTACGAACTCAATTTCAAAATCGGTGACCAGATCCAGACGGTCGCCGTCACCGAAACCTTCGAGCCGCTCCGCGGTCAGGACAAGGGATCCGGCTGGCAACGGGACATTAAAGCCACGAACCTGCCCACCGGTTACGACCTTTACGTCGGTCGTCCCCGCTTCTCGAAAAGTATCGGCAGCCCGACCATCAGCGATCTCACCCGCCCCGATGAGAAGTGGCTGCACATCTCCGATAATAATTCGCACGAATACATCAAAGCGACCGGCGGCAAACAGGACCGCGTTGCGCTGACACTCAACTATCTCTGCGAACTCAAAGTCGATGGCCTCGACGTCAAAATCAAACCCGAGCCGAACCAGACGCTGGAAAAAGTCACCAGCGCTCCCGGCTTCGACGGCGTACGGCTCCCCCTCGACCGGGGCATCATGCCAACCGCGATGGCCTGGCGCAACGATGGCACAATGATCTTCACCTCGCTCAAAGGGGACGTCTATCTCGCGAAAGACACCAACGGCGACGGCGTGGAAGATGAGATGATCCTCTTCGAAGAAGGTCTCTCCGCTCCGTTCGGCATTGTCGCGGACGGAAGTGACATCATCGTTTCACACAAACCCGAAGTCCTCCGGCTTTCCGACACCGATGGTGACGGCCGCGCCGACAAACGGACCATCGTCGCCTCCGGTTGGGGCTTCAACGACAACTACCACGACTGGGCCTCCGGCTGCATTCGCGACAGCAAAGGCAATCTCTACATCGGTCTGGGCAGCGATTACGCCCAGATGAAACGCCCCGACGATCAGATTCACTGGCGGGGGAAGATCCTCAAGATCACCTATAACGGCAACATCGAAGTCCTGGGGCACGCCTTCCGCTACCCCACCGGCCTCGCCATCAACTCCAAAGATGAAATCTTCATCTCCGACCAGCAGGGCGTGCAGAATACGTTTAACGAGATCAACTTTCTGATCCCCGGCAAAGCGTACGGTGTTCCCAGCCAGTCCGACCTGCGGAACAAGGAAAACCTCGAAGAAACCCGCGCCGCGATCCAGGTTCCCCATCCCTGGACCCGTAGTGTGAACGGCCTGACCTGTATTCCGAAACAGTTCTCCTACGCCAGCCTGTTCGATCAGGGACTGGGCTGCGAATACAACAACCGCTTCCTGATCCGCTTCACACAACAGAAAGTCGGCGACTCCGTTCAGGGAGCCACCTACTACTTCACCCGCGCCGATGTCCCCCCCGATGAGTTCAACTTCACCGGCCCGATGTCGGTCGCCGTCAGTCCCCAAGGGGATATCTACGTCGGTTCCATCCACGACAGTGGCTGGCTGGGCGGACGCAACACTGGCTCGATCGTCAAATTGACTCCGAACGGTAAACTGCCGAACGGCATCAAAGAACTCCGTGCGACTCCCGACGGCTTCGAACTCGAATTCTTCTCCCCCGTTGATGCGAAAAAAGCCGCCGATAAAGAGGCCTACACCATCGCCGGCTACACCCGCGTCTGGAGCGGCAGCTACGCCAGCCCCGACAGCGGCCGGTACAAAGTGGAAGTCCAAGGAGTCAACCTCTCCGACGACCACAAAACGGTCCGCCTCAAGGTCAACGAACTCAAAGAAAAATTCGTCTACGAAGTCAACTGCCAGCAGATCGGCACCGGAGACGAAAAACTCTTCCCGGTCACCGGTCACTACTCAATGAACCGGATTCCCGAGTGA
- a CDS encoding IS5 family transposase (programmed frameshift) yields MTGSRTEPKSQLSDEQWLLIKDLFPEPPANAAGGRPRVAPRECLEGILWVLRTGARWKDLPTFLPSPSTCWRRFKEWTEDGVFLEAWQRLLEHFDHRKLVVWSEAFGDGTFCPAKKGAPDIGKTKRGKGTKLMLLVDGNGLPLALDRSSASPAEVKLIESLLDQRVLPRDPDRLIYDRAADSDPLRTELAERQIELICPHRKNRVKPATQDGRALRRYRRRWKVERTISWLFNFRRLVIRYERYSHLFLGFAQLACVFTLLNKL; encoded by the exons ATTACCGGGTCCAGGACGGAACCAAAATCACAACTCTCGGACGAGCAATGGCTTCTGATCAAAGATCTGTTTCCAGAACCACCGGCAAACGCTGCCGGAGGACGGCCCAGGGTGGCTCCCCGCGAGTGTCTCGAAGGAATCCTTTGGGTATTAAGGACCGGTGCCCGATGGAAAGATTTACCAACATTTTTACCATCTCCCAGCACTTGCTGGCGTCGTTTCAAGGAATGGACCGAAGACGGTGTCTTCCTGGAAGCATGGCAGCGATTGCTCGAACATTTCGACCACCGGAAGCTGGTAGTCTGGTCGGAAGCATTCGGGGATGGCACATTCTGCCCTGCAAAAAAAGGGGCGC CCGATATCGGAAAGACAAAACGGGGAAAGGGAACCAAGCTTATGCTGCTGGTCGACGGAAACGGGCTCCCTCTCGCTCTGGATCGTTCCAGTGCCTCTCCGGCAGAGGTGAAGCTGATTGAATCCCTGCTGGACCAGCGAGTTTTGCCACGTGACCCCGATCGCCTGATTTATGATCGTGCGGCCGACAGCGATCCCCTGCGCACAGAGCTGGCAGAACGGCAGATAGAGTTGATCTGTCCGCATCGCAAAAACCGTGTCAAACCAGCGACGCAAGACGGGCGTGCTTTGCGACGATATCGACGCCGCTGGAAAGTCGAACGTACCATCAGCTGGTTGTTCAACTTTCGTCGCCTGGTAATACGATATGAACGATACAGTCATTTGTTTTTAGGATTCGCACAACTCGCGTGCGTGTTCACCTTACTTAATAAGTTATGA
- a CDS encoding PadR family transcriptional regulator, with amino-acid sequence MNPQLFAGTLEMLILELVSEGPTYGYEITQQVTNRSAQEFELKEGSLYPALHKLQRKKLLKSFWREVDGRRRKYYELTTQGQKVLNEKRQEWKQFSSAVDRILGAESGLA; translated from the coding sequence ATGAATCCTCAGTTATTTGCAGGCACGCTGGAGATGCTCATTCTGGAACTGGTTTCCGAGGGGCCCACGTATGGTTACGAAATTACGCAACAGGTGACGAATCGATCGGCTCAGGAGTTTGAGCTGAAAGAGGGGAGCCTGTATCCAGCGTTACACAAGTTGCAGCGAAAGAAGCTGCTGAAATCATTCTGGCGTGAAGTCGATGGTCGTCGGCGTAAGTATTACGAGCTGACGACGCAGGGGCAGAAAGTTCTGAACGAGAAGCGTCAGGAGTGGAAACAGTTCTCATCCGCCGTAGACCGGATTCTGGGAGCAGAAAGTGGCCTGGCCTGA
- a CDS encoding M20 family metallopeptidase, giving the protein MDVVQLLKQLIAIPSVNPMGRAVSGDIYFEGRLTQFLCDYFEELGVEYESIEVVPGRNNVIARTPVKEGVPTILMDVHQDTVPAEGMIVPPFEGTEKDGRIYGRGACDVKGSMAAMLMAFTRLVKDNPPEAANVILSCTCDEEATVQGINHLVQLWENPSGLSQILTAPPDLGLVAEPTMLDIVVAHRGATRWKIKTTGKACHSSQPNDGVNAIYRMADVIKALQVYADELTKREAHPLCGPPTLSVGVIEGGDSVNIVPDWCTIEIDRRVIPGEDGIDVMNQVEDYLKEQLPFEFEMLPPWITGVSLSDHNNGAWSDRLLKVIDTMEPGHKKVGVPYGTHAARVNQSGVPSMVFGPGSIAQAHTVDEWVEIDQLVKSEEVYYQFCANAGRAV; this is encoded by the coding sequence ATGGATGTCGTCCAGCTGTTAAAACAACTGATTGCCATTCCCAGCGTGAATCCCATGGGCCGCGCTGTTTCCGGTGATATCTATTTTGAAGGCAGACTGACCCAGTTTCTGTGTGACTATTTCGAAGAACTGGGAGTCGAATATGAATCAATCGAAGTGGTTCCCGGGCGGAATAATGTGATCGCCCGCACGCCGGTTAAAGAGGGTGTGCCCACGATTCTGATGGACGTGCACCAGGATACGGTTCCCGCGGAAGGGATGATCGTGCCCCCCTTTGAAGGGACCGAGAAAGACGGCCGGATTTATGGTCGCGGTGCGTGCGATGTCAAAGGCAGCATGGCGGCGATGCTGATGGCCTTCACGCGACTGGTGAAGGACAATCCTCCCGAGGCGGCGAATGTGATTCTCTCCTGTACCTGCGATGAAGAAGCAACCGTGCAGGGCATCAACCACCTGGTCCAGCTCTGGGAAAACCCGAGTGGGCTGAGCCAGATTCTGACCGCGCCTCCCGATCTGGGACTCGTGGCCGAACCGACGATGCTGGATATCGTCGTGGCCCATCGTGGCGCGACCCGCTGGAAAATCAAGACGACCGGGAAGGCCTGTCACAGTTCACAACCCAATGATGGCGTAAATGCCATCTACCGGATGGCGGATGTGATCAAGGCGCTGCAGGTCTACGCGGATGAGCTGACGAAAAGGGAAGCACATCCGTTGTGCGGTCCGCCGACCTTGAGTGTCGGCGTGATCGAAGGGGGCGACAGCGTCAACATTGTGCCGGACTGGTGCACGATTGAAATCGACCGCCGCGTCATTCCTGGCGAAGACGGCATCGATGTGATGAACCAGGTGGAAGACTATCTCAAAGAGCAGCTGCCTTTTGAATTCGAGATGCTGCCGCCGTGGATTACCGGCGTTTCTCTCTCCGATCACAATAATGGTGCATGGAGCGATCGACTGCTGAAGGTGATCGACACGATGGAGCCCGGTCACAAAAAAGTGGGTGTCCCCTACGGTACGCACGCAGCCCGTGTGAATCAGAGTGGCGTGCCTTCAATGGTCTTTGGCCCCGGTTCTATCGCCCAGGCCCACACGGTGGATGAGTGGGTCGAAATCGATCAGCTCGTGAAATCGGAAGAGGTATATTACCAGTTCTGCGCGAACGCGGGACGGGCTGTTTAA
- a CDS encoding SMP-30/gluconolactonase/LRE family protein — MRNILNWSAALLALIITAAPLQADPIPGVGPVSDPVKVFSDFKFTEGPAFDLKGNLYFTDIPANRIYKVDTDGKLSVFLEPSNHCNGLMLDGSGKLLACEMDGRLVSINLKNRKVTPLVSEYEGKRFNAPNDVVVDSTGGIYFTDPHFRAPEPLPQGTVAVYYRSADGKVSRIIDDIKAPNGVILSPDEKTLYIIPSMQKEMMAYSVTAPGKIGKGRVFCTLKQAEGYKEPGSGGDGLTIDTNGNLYITTGLGLQVFSPEGKLLGIIDVPEKPANVTFGGKDNSSLFITARTSLYRVDTQAQGHRFPGK; from the coding sequence ATGAGAAACATACTGAACTGGTCCGCCGCTCTCCTCGCGTTGATCATCACCGCAGCCCCCCTGCAGGCGGATCCGATCCCCGGCGTCGGTCCGGTAAGCGACCCCGTCAAAGTCTTTTCTGATTTCAAATTCACCGAAGGTCCCGCCTTCGACCTTAAAGGCAACCTCTACTTCACCGATATCCCCGCCAACCGGATCTACAAAGTCGATACCGATGGCAAACTCAGTGTCTTTCTGGAACCTTCCAATCACTGCAACGGCCTGATGCTCGATGGCTCCGGCAAACTGCTGGCCTGCGAAATGGATGGCCGCCTGGTCAGCATCAATCTGAAAAACAGGAAAGTGACGCCGCTGGTCTCTGAATACGAAGGCAAACGCTTCAACGCACCGAATGATGTCGTGGTAGACAGTACAGGTGGTATCTATTTCACCGACCCGCATTTCCGCGCTCCCGAACCCCTGCCGCAGGGAACCGTCGCCGTTTACTATCGCTCCGCAGACGGCAAGGTGAGCCGGATCATCGACGATATCAAAGCCCCCAACGGCGTGATTCTCTCTCCGGATGAAAAAACATTGTACATCATCCCCAGTATGCAAAAGGAGATGATGGCGTATTCCGTAACCGCTCCCGGTAAAATTGGCAAAGGCCGCGTATTCTGCACGCTGAAGCAGGCTGAAGGCTACAAAGAACCGGGCAGTGGAGGTGATGGCCTGACCATCGATACCAACGGGAATCTGTATATCACAACCGGTCTGGGGCTGCAGGTCTTCTCGCCGGAAGGCAAACTGCTGGGCATCATCGATGTCCCGGAAAAGCCGGCCAACGTCACTTTCGGCGGCAAAGACAACTCAAGCCTGTTCATTACCGCACGCACTTCGCTGTACCGGGTCGATACACAGGCCCAAGGGCACCGGTTCCCGGGAAAATAA